From the Serratia nematodiphila DZ0503SBS1 genome, one window contains:
- a CDS encoding LysR family transcriptional regulator, producing the protein MLNLQRLAIFAAVVEAGSFTAAAVALGQTKAVVSFNVKQLENELGVSLLARSTRRLSLTDAGERFYQRSLQLLQEAENVLDDVRRDHQGLSGVLRITSTPEYGAQVVAPALAAFSRQHPRLRIQHVSSSYHADLISERFDVAIRLGQLADSSHRAALIDSFAIFPVAAPDYLADRPIHSLTDLAQAQWIAHSRLSSPLSWQVVTPQREAVLFKVADAATLTGDSAAALLAFALHGAGVALLPDHRFPEQSIYALYPNTRHVPEKVRAFIDFLRARVAAKSLAK; encoded by the coding sequence ATGCTGAATTTGCAGCGCCTGGCGATCTTCGCGGCGGTGGTGGAGGCGGGCAGCTTTACCGCAGCGGCGGTGGCGCTGGGGCAAACCAAGGCGGTGGTGAGCTTTAACGTCAAGCAGCTGGAGAACGAACTGGGGGTTTCACTGCTGGCGCGCAGCACCCGCCGATTATCGCTGACCGATGCCGGCGAACGCTTCTACCAGCGCAGCCTGCAGCTGTTGCAGGAGGCGGAGAACGTGCTCGACGACGTGCGTCGCGATCATCAAGGGCTGAGCGGCGTGCTGCGCATCACCAGCACGCCGGAGTACGGCGCGCAGGTGGTGGCGCCGGCGCTGGCGGCGTTTTCGCGGCAGCATCCGCGCCTGCGCATCCAGCATGTCTCTTCTTCTTATCATGCCGATCTGATTTCGGAGCGCTTCGACGTGGCGATCCGCCTGGGCCAGTTGGCGGATTCCAGCCACCGCGCGGCGCTGATCGACAGCTTCGCCATTTTTCCGGTGGCGGCGCCGGATTATCTGGCCGACCGGCCGATTCATTCGCTGACGGATCTGGCGCAGGCGCAGTGGATCGCCCACAGCCGGCTCAGTTCGCCCCTCAGCTGGCAGGTGGTTACGCCGCAGCGCGAAGCGGTGCTTTTCAAGGTGGCGGACGCCGCCACGCTTACCGGCGACAGCGCCGCGGCATTGCTGGCGTTCGCCCTGCATGGCGCCGGGGTGGCGCTGCTGCCGGATCACCGTTTCCCCGAGCAGAGCATCTATGCGCTCTACCCGAACACCCGCCACGTGCCGGAGAAGGTGCGGGCGTTTATCGATTTTCTGCGCGCGCGGGTGGCGGCAAAATCGTTAGCGAAATAA
- a CDS encoding MFS transporter — protein MTAENNFQLNRRILSVVMFTFVCYLTIGLPLAVLPGFVHDHLGYNSVLAGLIISAQYFATLFSRPHAGRYADQLGPKKVVLFGLACCGASGLFYALAFGVDGYPWLSLLLLCVGRVFLGVGESFASTGSTLWGIGRVGAMHTARVISWNGVATYGAMAAGAPLGVYLNQQWGLAGVAALIVLAVAVALLLASGKPDVSIAAGQRIAFRAVFGRIWAYGLGLAMGTVGFGVIATFITLYYADKGWSGAAFSLTLFSCAFVGIRLIFSNVINRHGGLKVTLASFLVEIVGLLLIWQAGEPWMVQTGALLAGAGFSLVFPALGVEAVKQVPPQNQGTALGTYSAFLDLALGITGPLAGLLIGQAGVPSIYLAAALLVALGVLLTLRLLQRRRR, from the coding sequence ATGACTGCAGAAAATAACTTCCAGCTGAACCGACGCATTCTGTCCGTGGTGATGTTCACCTTCGTCTGCTACCTGACCATTGGCCTGCCGCTGGCGGTGCTGCCGGGATTTGTGCATGACCACCTGGGCTACAACTCGGTGCTGGCGGGCCTTATCATTAGCGCGCAGTACTTCGCCACGCTGTTCAGCCGCCCGCATGCCGGGCGCTACGCCGATCAGCTGGGGCCGAAGAAGGTGGTGCTGTTCGGCCTGGCGTGCTGCGGCGCCAGCGGGCTGTTTTACGCGCTGGCGTTTGGCGTTGACGGTTATCCGTGGCTCAGCCTGCTGCTGCTGTGCGTGGGGCGGGTGTTTCTCGGCGTCGGCGAAAGCTTCGCCAGCACCGGTTCCACGCTGTGGGGAATCGGCCGGGTCGGGGCGATGCACACCGCACGGGTGATTTCCTGGAACGGCGTCGCCACCTACGGGGCGATGGCGGCCGGCGCGCCGCTCGGCGTGTACCTGAATCAGCAGTGGGGCTTGGCCGGGGTGGCGGCGCTGATCGTGCTGGCGGTCGCGGTGGCGCTGCTGTTGGCGAGCGGCAAGCCGGACGTCTCGATCGCCGCTGGGCAACGCATCGCCTTTCGCGCGGTGTTCGGCCGCATCTGGGCCTATGGTCTCGGGCTGGCGATGGGCACCGTCGGCTTCGGCGTCATCGCCACGTTCATCACCCTTTACTACGCCGACAAGGGCTGGAGCGGCGCGGCGTTTTCGCTGACGCTGTTCAGCTGCGCCTTCGTCGGCATCCGCCTGATTTTCAGCAACGTCATCAACCGCCACGGCGGGTTGAAGGTGACGCTGGCATCGTTTCTGGTCGAGATCGTCGGGCTGCTGTTGATCTGGCAGGCGGGCGAACCCTGGATGGTGCAAACCGGCGCGTTGCTGGCCGGCGCCGGTTTTTCGCTGGTGTTCCCGGCGCTGGGCGTTGAGGCGGTAAAACAGGTGCCGCCGCAGAACCAGGGCACGGCGCTCGGCACTTATTCGGCGTTCCTCGACCTGGCGTTGGGCATCACCGGCCCGCTGGCCGGGCTGCTGATTGGGCAGGCGGGCGTGCCGTCGATCTATCTGGCGGCGGCACTGCTGGTGGCGCTCGGGGTGCTGCTCACCCTGCGCCTGCTGCAGCGCCGCCGGCGCTGA
- a CDS encoding DUF2002 family protein: MYLRPDEVAKVLENTGFERDYVTDQAYGYRKGTHYVYVNREARMGRTALVIHPALKERSVHFATPTSPVRTSEQYLEFPLDLSSDAPNLRYGIAHGFSSREALSRYLYSMFL, from the coding sequence ATGTATTTACGGCCGGATGAAGTGGCTAAAGTGTTGGAGAATACCGGCTTTGAGCGTGATTATGTCACCGATCAGGCCTATGGCTACCGCAAGGGTACGCATTATGTGTATGTGAATCGCGAAGCGCGGATGGGCAGAACCGCATTGGTGATCCACCCGGCGTTGAAAGAGAGAAGCGTGCATTTCGCCACGCCGACCTCCCCGGTGCGCACCAGCGAGCAGTATCTGGAGTTTCCCCTGGATTTAAGCAGCGACGCCCCGAACCTGCGTTACGGCATCGCACACGGCTTCAGCTCGCGCGAAGCGCTGTCGCGCTACCTCTACAGCATGTTTCTGTAA
- a CDS encoding DUF1198 family protein, which produces MTWIILAALIVVFIIGYRILTSDTRKAIDSLAHLLRVKPMLIESMIQEMGGRQSQTFIRMLNNGYTEEMHQAAYLLFIYLTFIKQADDEQIALWRDVLLRAGLSPELHAEHTEAALFYFAELDIDAFELAQFRRAYNERFNREALAHG; this is translated from the coding sequence ATGACCTGGATCATCCTCGCCGCCCTGATCGTCGTATTTATTATCGGTTACCGCATTCTGACGTCCGACACCCGCAAAGCCATCGATTCGCTGGCCCATCTGCTGAGGGTCAAACCGATGCTGATCGAATCGATGATCCAGGAAATGGGCGGCCGCCAAAGCCAGACCTTTATCCGCATGCTGAACAACGGTTACACCGAAGAGATGCACCAGGCCGCTTACCTGCTGTTCATCTATCTGACGTTCATCAAACAGGCGGACGACGAACAGATTGCCCTGTGGCGCGACGTGCTGCTGCGCGCCGGGCTGTCGCCGGAGCTGCACGCCGAGCACACCGAAGCGGCGCTGTTTTACTTCGCCGAGCTGGATATCGATGCATTTGAACTGGCGCAGTTCCGCCGCGCCTACAATGAGCGTTTCAACCGCGAAGCGTTGGCCCACGGCTGA
- a CDS encoding MbeD/MobD family mobilization/exclusion protein: MTMRELEIQFQNAMNELQSSFERQHREWQQSYQALQQLLEEAKQREAALRAQNEQLARKLSTASSVPEQHALVKQIKMLGAHLDALAKDAATFNHHLRQQSAVGNFSGEQH, encoded by the coding sequence ATGACAATGCGCGAGCTGGAAATCCAGTTTCAAAATGCGATGAATGAGTTGCAGAGCAGCTTCGAACGGCAACACCGCGAATGGCAGCAGAGCTACCAGGCGCTGCAGCAACTGCTGGAAGAAGCCAAACAGCGCGAAGCCGCGCTGCGGGCGCAGAATGAACAACTGGCGCGCAAACTGAGCACCGCCAGTTCGGTGCCGGAACAACATGCGCTGGTGAAGCAGATCAAAATGCTTGGCGCCCATCTCGACGCGTTGGCCAAAGACGCGGCCACCTTTAACCACCATCTGCGCCAGCAGAGCGCGGTCGGTAATTTCAGCGGTGAACAGCATTGA
- the smrA gene encoding DNA endonuclease SmrA, giving the protein MSEQEKDFFEQAMADVVPLASRRQTLYLKPQETVDKSARREAQRLRQENFLSTDFLEVIPCEQPLEFKGEGIQQGVLDKLRNGRYPPQASLNLLRQPVEASRQALFRFIVQAEAQNLRSLLIVHGRGRQNDSHPNIVRSYVAKWLAQFEQVQAFCRALPRDGGEGACYVTLRKSAQARAENFERHAKRSR; this is encoded by the coding sequence ATGAGCGAGCAGGAAAAAGACTTTTTTGAACAGGCGATGGCGGACGTGGTGCCGCTGGCGAGCAGGCGGCAGACGCTGTACCTCAAGCCGCAGGAGACGGTGGACAAAAGCGCGCGGCGCGAAGCACAGCGGCTGCGGCAGGAAAACTTCCTCAGCACCGATTTTCTCGAGGTGATCCCCTGCGAACAGCCGCTGGAGTTCAAAGGGGAAGGCATTCAGCAGGGCGTGCTGGACAAGCTGCGCAACGGACGTTACCCGCCGCAGGCGTCGCTGAACCTGCTGCGTCAGCCGGTTGAAGCCAGCCGGCAGGCGCTGTTTCGCTTCATCGTGCAGGCGGAGGCGCAAAACCTGCGTTCGCTGCTGATCGTGCATGGCCGCGGGCGGCAGAACGACAGCCATCCGAATATCGTGCGCAGTTACGTCGCCAAATGGCTGGCGCAGTTTGAACAGGTGCAGGCGTTTTGCCGCGCCTTACCGCGCGACGGCGGCGAGGGTGCCTGCTACGTCACGCTGCGTAAATCGGCGCAGGCCAGGGCGGAAAACTTTGAGCGCCACGCCAAGCGTAGCCGTTGA